Sequence from the Primulina huaijiensis isolate GDHJ02 chromosome 16, ASM1229523v2, whole genome shotgun sequence genome:
TTTGGTAGGAGTGGCCGCATTCTCTGTATCCTCCATGGGCTCATGGTCCAGGTTATATAATTTCCCAGGACATAGCAAAATTCATAGTTTATGGTCACATGAAGAGGGAACTAACGGTAGGATCTCAAATCTTGAGTTAAATCTATCACTGTTAATTCCCCTCTGAGAACCAGTGACATGAATTTtttcgtgttttttttttcccaactaCTCTCcaaattttatctatttttatatGTGGCAGCTATTTAAACTTGAAGATGTTGGTGTCGGGATATGGGTTGAGCAATTTGAAAAGCATGGTCACAAAATTGAGTATGTAAATGATGACCGATTTCACAATGCTGGATGCGAGTCAGATTATATTCTAGCTCATTATCAAAATCCAAGAAAGATGTTGTGCCTGTGGGAGAAGCTTCACAAAGACCAGAAACCTGAATGCTGTGAAGACTGAATTcatgaattatttaataaatagtaaATGGATTACAAGACTAGAGAGTGACTTGAATTTTACCATATAACCTTGGTAATTTATACTTGGATTAATGAGTGTTGTCTTGGATATTTCAACCATCATcgcatcttctttttttcaaaaAGGAATGCCTTGGGTTTTTTACTTAAAGATACTGTATAGGTGACCAAAAAAGATTGCATGAGTTGCAATGCGTTTTTCAAGTGAATAGAAAAGAGTAGTGTGGCTTGGTACTGGGACAACGGTGTTGATTCTTGGAAGATATATATCAACTTGTGGCAAGAAAATGCCGTAGGCCAGTTTAATCTATATGAAGATCATCGTTGGTGAACTTGTCGTGGTTGCTAGGATTTCATCAGATTTTGTTGATGGAAATGTCCTGTATGTGTACTTTACTCTTTATTATGCAATGTAAGTAAAGATATTTGCTTATGTTTAATGTACATATCTATAAATTTCCAAGGATGTATCTGTTAGGtgagattttaataaatgtggGTGGGGCccacatttattaaaatattaaaaataactttcatCCCACATCGGTTTTGTTAAGAAAATTgctggagggaattagttataaatagagctcaattccttcagttattgtatcccaaaatcaaaagctttttagctttgataaaaagagagtgcatagaaaaaaagagtgtatttttttcttgagtgcgggaattctctttgtgtgagttagagaaattattttctcggtatactcgggttgggagtgtgagaaatattgagtgtattggtgtatacacttgttgtaatatttcttccggttataaaagttgcagtgctccgtggacgtagcctatattgggtgaaccacgtaaatctttgtgttcttgttggttattttattccgcaaNNNNNNNNNNNNNNNNNNNNNNNNNNNNNNNNNNNNNNNCAATCCAATCCAATCCAGCAGTATAAAAAGTTACACTTGGGACAGCATTTTCACGAACAACTCAATTTCAAAACAATCAAAGGAAATTATAGCAGCAAAGGGAAACTGCAGAAACACTTGTTACCTTCTCCAGCGCAAGGGCATGACCCAGATCCATTCTGAATCCGTCATTTATAACTGCTTTATACCTCAGCACCAAGTCTTGATTATTCTTGATCATGGATTCCGCAATTTCTCGAGCTTTCTTCAGtacttcactttcttcaacTACATGATTAACCAAACCCCATCTTTCAGCTTGCTCAGCAGTCACAGGCATCGCCGTCATAGACACTTCGCGAGCTCGATTCGGCCCTATTATGCGAGAAAGCTTCTGAGACAGACCCCAAGAAGGAAATATTCCAAACCTGCGTAACCCATTCATTAATCACTTGAAAAagtacaaaaaatatttaacatcataaagAAACCTGATTATtatacccaaaatcaattcaaaTCCATCTGAATAAAAATCAAGACTTGCAACTCCCTTCAGTTGTGAAACAACGCTAGTGAAGATTGGATATAAATTCCATGATTCAACAATCAATTAAACAGCCAATACCAACAACCAGATCAGCGATTTCTACGGATCATGGTTCGCCGAAACGGGAACGGAACGGGCGTTCCGGAACCGGAACGTCAACAACCTTGACGAGGTTCCGGGGTGTGTAGGTTGATGGCTTGTATCGGCGTTTTATATACCGAAAACGGGGATATAACGGTGGAAAACAGTGATATAACGGTGGAACGGAACCGGAACCGGAATGCAATTCGCGACGGTTTTGTTTTGAActgtcgctactagcgacggttttatgtatgtagcgacggtttttattcaaccgtcgccgattttaatttggcgacggttttattcaaaccgtcgctattcaAACCGTCGCCatagtaaaaccgtcgctaactatagcgacggtttttattcaaccgtcgctatagttagcgacggtttgaataAAACCGACCCAAATTaaaatcggcgacagttgaataaaaaccgtcgctaaatttattcGTTGTAGGTCCTATGCACGTCGTATCTTTGCTTTGTAGTACAAATAATGCAATTTTGAGTCCCGTGACTCCTCCTCTCCCTCTTTAAATTGCACCGATGTCCGCATTTTGCTAGCACACCGAATTTACTTTCTCCGCAAGTTTTCATCTGCACACCGAATTCAATTGCAATTCAACACCACCGATCTTCGCATATTTTCATCCCAAGTGGAAGCATTTCTTCTGATTCaggtattaatttattttattattattgaattaatgtTGTTTTGTATTGTATTTTTTGTAATAATGTTTAACATTGACATGTTATTAATTTGATCGTTGATATGATAATTTATTTCGTACTAGTGAATATTAAGAGGTAAcgttattgatttttttaattatatttattattgatcGTTGATTTATTCTAGTACGAAACAGAGCATAtgcaagtatttaaaaaaaataaaattaggaaTTTATAAAAGTGTTCATAATAGGATTACGAGTACCGTATTTTCCTGGCCCTTATCCATTGAAGAGCGACTAAATTCATCTTAATAAAATCTTTTGTCGTatcttaattttaaattaagcaATTAATATGTTAGTATAATTAAAGAAGTttggaaaggaaaaaaaaaccagACAGtgaaaaaacaatttaaataaatatatacattattatatatttggtttattattttaaaatgcaaatcagttacacttttttcttgatacaatttatcattttctttattttaaagtgTAAATCAGTAAATCCTATGAACAATGGCTCCAAAACTCGATATTGGTTGGGAGTTTGGTAAATCCATCGGAGGTGATAGAAAGACAATACAATGCAAACTTTGTGGAAAAATTATAACTGGTGGAATTACAAGATTAAAGCAACATATTGCTCATGTTGCTGGAAATGTTGAGTCATGCACTAAAGCTCCAAAAGAAATATCATTGATGTTCTGAAAACATCTTCAAGATACTAAGAACGAGAGAAATTTAatcaaaaaaaagaaagaaattgttATTAATGCAATTCAACAGAGCATACACGGACTCGATAATTGCAGTGACAGTGGAGATGatgataaatttgataatacCTATGAAGAAACTTTACAAGATATAGAAAATAGGGCACTGCGAAAAGCAATGAAAGAAAGTCGTAGAACAAGAGCATTTTAGGAAGATATGCAAAACCGATATGGTTCaggtaaataaatattttatttttatagttgAATCCGATATGGTTCAAAATTAATgtatcattttaaaaacttaattttaatggagtaatataaaaattctgattagattatattatttaattttaggaaATGTTGGTGGTAGTTCATCATCACCAAGTGCAAATCCCAATTTAAGAAAACAGATGACTCGTAGCTTTAGGTACGAGAGGATTCTTACATGTTTTCAACAAAACGAAAGAGTATAAAAAATTGGTTTGCTCCTGAAAAGGTCAAAGACTATTTCAAAATGGTTTATATACAATGCAATTCCATTTCATGCAGCAGATAGTGGTCCATACTACCAAGCAATGATTAATACCATCGCAGATGGAGTACAAGGTCCTTCGAGACGTCAAATAGGTGGTGTTTTCCTGGAAGAGGAGGTAGAAGATATCACTATATATTTGAATACATTAAAATCCAAATGGCCAAAATATGGATGCACAATAATGTGTGATGGTTGGAGCACACGCAACAAGCATCCtatcattaattttatgttaTACTGCGATCGCAACATGATATTTCATAGTTCAGTGGATtgcacaaacaaaagaaagacaGTCGATTTATATTATCTCTTTTGAATAATGTTATTGACGATATTGGAGAAGAAAATGTTGTACATGTGGTTACAGATAGTGAAAGTGCAAACAAAGCTGCTGGACAAAAATTGATGATTGAAAGACCTCACATGTTTTGGTCACTTTGTGCTGCACACTGCATTGATCTTATGCTTGAAGATATTGGTAAGATGACAAAGGTAAAAAGGTGCATTGATAAAGCAAAGCAAATAACAAGTTTTATATACAATAGTGACAAAATCGTGAACTTAATGAAAATCTACACAAATGATCGTGAATTGTTGAGACCTGGAATCACTCGCTTTGCTACTGAATTTATTTCTTTAGAAAGTCTCTTCCGGTATTGTCAAGATTTGAAGAGATTGTGCACTTCAGTTGAGTGGCATGAGTACAACAATACAAGCAAGAGAAGAAAAGATGTCGAAAAAATTACAGCGATCATTTTGGACACAAAATTTTGGAAGTCGGCTCGTGATATATGCACAGCAATGGAACCTCTCGTCAAAGTTTTGAAGTTGGTTGATCAAGACAATAAGCCAACGCTTTCGATTATATATGAAGCAATGGATAGAGCTAAATTATCTATAAAAGAAAGTGTGAAAGACTGGCAATTGTACTGGGATGTGATTGATGAGCGTTGGTATAATCAATTACACCAACACCTACATGCTGCAGGTAAAATTAgattatatttacaaaaaataaatccaTTGTTGTGGTTAtcgttatataattttaaatttgtgtgtttttaGCATATTTTCTCAATCCAATGCTCCAATATTCTGGAACCTGTGTTTACACTGATGAAGTAAGACGAGGATTGAAGACAGTAATCAAAAGACTAGAGCCCGATTTAAATACACAAGCTGCAATGATTAATGAGGTAtgatatttataagttttgcttaacatattttatatccaCTATACTATAGTTTTTATCAAACATGCTTCACAGATTAAATTGTTTACTGAACAAATTGGAGAGTTTGGATCCCCACTTGCAAAAATGGCGGTTAAAAAAAGTCTTCCAGGTTTGAATTTCTTTATGTTTTTTCATAGATATTAAAGTTATACAATATATATCATATGTTTCATTTCTCAGCTGAATGGTGGAATGAGTATGGTGAAGAAGCTCCCCACCTAAGAAAACTTGCAATTAAAGTTCTTAGTCAAACATGTTCATCTTCTGGTTGTGAGAGAAATTGGAGCACATGGTCTTTAATACATACTAAGCTTCGCAATCGTTTGGCGATTGAAAAATTGCATAAATTGGTATATGTCCATTACAATATGCGGTTAAGAGTACGAAATTTGATGCAAAAAAGTGGAGATGATGATTATTATAATCCTATAGATCTTGATCACATATTTAAAGatgatgatattttaaatgaatggACTAGAGATAATGAACCCTCTGTGTTGCAAGATGATGACTTAGAATGGTTATATCAAGGTTATGAAATATCAAATGCCCAAGAGAGcaacaagaacaaaaacaatGAGGGCACCTCTAGATTATcaaaagaaaaaggtaacatATTAAATGAAAGTGATGAAACTGACAATGACGATAAAAGTGACAACAATGATGATAGTGGTGATGGGAACAATCGGGAAAGTGGCAAAAAACATGGAGATGCTGATCAAGCATGTCAAGATGATCAATATGATACTGGCATGTCATGGGCACGGGGGAAAGAGAATTATTATGCAATACAAGACACTGATCATGGGTATCGTCCTGGGATAGAAGAACGTCGCTTTTTAGCAAGTTTGACATGGTTCTCGAGTGCTGAAGATGATGAACATTTTAGTGGATCTTCAGATTCATATATGCGTGTTGAAgaggaaataaaaaatttgggcTTGGGAGGTCACCATCAATTTCAGTTTGGAGATGATTCGAGAAATTACCATTGGAGCTCTCAAGATTTTGGTCGTGGTGCCATTGGATATAATTAACCAGACTTTGGGTATTCTCATGATTATAGCACAAGACATGATGATTTATCATCTCATGATTATGGATCGTCTCAATACACCAGTTCTAGGAATAATCAATTTGAGAGATTTTCTAATAGTGGTCGAAATAGATATCATAATCCTCAAGCACCAGCAACCACTGGTATTAGACATGATGGTCATGGTTCTATATCTTCAAGTGAGGCCAGTAATTCTTTTGGACATCAAGAATTTGGAGACTACCATCGTCGTGACGATACATTATTAAATTCTCCCTCATTACACCATATACATTCAGTTTCAAATCCACTATTCAATGCATATCCACTAGGACAATTTAACACTGGTTTATATCAGCAACCATATGGTGGAGATCAATTTTCTCAACTGAATCCCGACGAAGAATACACTAATGATTTTGTTCCTCCACGTCATTCTTCATGGTATTAGTCTCGATGATATAACATTTATAGGTACCTTTCTATATAAATGTTTGTTTTCATCAACTTATATTTCATTTCtcattgttattatattatcatATGATATGAGTAATTTAATAAGCTTAACATTAATTTCACTAGGAACATTGGAAAGCAAAGCACATCGGTTGATGTGAGATGGTGAATCTTGAGTCTTCTTCCCGCTGCATCCATCAATGAAAGACTAATAAAGAAGAGACCGCAAGTCAACTATTTCTATTGAGAAANGCATTTACAGGTACCTTTCTATATAAATGTTTGTTTTCATCAACTTATATTTCATTTCtcattgttattatattatcatATGATATGAGTAATTTAATAAGCTTAACATTAATTTCACTAGGAACATTGGAAAGCAAAGCACATCGGTTGATGTGAGATGGTGAATCTTGAGTCTTCTTCCCGCTGCATCCATCAATGAAAGACTAATAAAGAAGAGACCGCAAGTCAACTATTTCTATTGAGAAATTTTCATTACAAAGTGTGAAAAAAACCaagttaattataaaaaatttctattttaattgatgttaaataatttgtaaCATCATTTTATATAAGATTTGATGCTTATTATTAGTCCATCACTCTAAATTGATTCAAATTTGTGCGAACTTATATATATCCAatcgaaaatattttaaagttttaattaattaaatacaaataatttttaatagtatatttaatttttgatatggttgtaaatattttaaatataatgacgATATAAATTGTGTTCAATAAattgttaataaaattttaaaaatatttaaatttcttatttacatcaaataatctatttaaatgatatttattttaatttttatatttctaaatatttataatatttttttttaaataaccgTTCCGCGACCGTTCCACGAAATTTCATTGTAACTGGAACGGTAGCATCCGTTCCATGGTTCGCTGTCACTGTGGTCAAGCCAAAACTGGCAATCCATACATAATGAGGTTATCACTCAATTgataaaagacaaaaaaaatacccaattaaattcacaaaaagaaaataataacttaatacacaaaaaattaacaaaatacaaaattaatttaacataataaataaaagaaaacacaaaaataataaaagacaaaaagataaaataaatggacaatatgaaaaattaaacaacccaaatttaatttaacacaattaataaaagataaaatttagaATTCaaggacaatattttcaaaacataaatttaattaataacataatcagtaaaagaaaactaaaaaataaaaaataaacgggCAACATAAAATTTGacttttaaacataaattaaaGAATATAGATTGAACTTGATCATTGGATTTTCCAATGAAATGGTACAAGTAACCCTTTTTCACTGGAAaacggaatatatatatatattgtatgtatGTGATATTTATGAGATAATTATATACTGTAAATGACGACAAAAGCTTTCTTTTAACTATATATGCACCTGAAATCACGACTAGCCTCCACATGTAGCTAGCTTTGTCTACTGTGGAATGCATTAAAGTTGATTgcatttttcttctgttttcagGTGCTTTGCATGCAGAATTCATTGCACAAAAAACACAAGGAATGATATATAGATTACTTTCTTTTCCAATCAATTATTCATAATTTCTAACGTTCTTTTCAAAGTTGGAGTCTTTTTAATTTGGTCGTTTCTGCTCAGTCCTCCGATccgaagtaaataaattccGCAACTGTTCGAGTACTAATTAAATACACAAATGCAGAATAATAGCGGAGAGTCCAGCACCTTGGAGCCATGGCTTCGGCTGGATAACAAGGTGGCGATGGTGACCTGGGCGTCGTCCGGAATTGGCCTAGACTTCTGTCTGGACTTGGCCAAAGCCGGCTGCAGAATTATAGCCGCAGCTCGATCGGCGTGTCGACCGGTTACAATCGCTGTGTACTGAGATCACTAACGGGCTCGGCTCCTCCGCATCGGACGAGCCGAGCCGAGATCAACCCAGAGCCATGGCTGTTGGGATGCATTTGGAAGAATAAGTAACcatggaaaaataatttttattttttatctgtCTTATATGGAAGTAGCATTAATTATAAGTTAATTAAAAGGCTGACTTATATCCAGAATCTCATAGCAGAGAAATAAGGGTACTGGAGCTTGAAACTTGGCAATGTCCTTTGTATTTTCTCCATTGATTACAGTAAGAATTTCCAAATCTTTTTACAACTAGAAACCGAAACTACAAAAAATCCCATTTAGCACATATATCTATTTACCTCGAccgaaaaatgttatttttgtttttaactttATGGGAAACCCAGATTTCTTCCAACCATCAACCCCCTGCCCAATCTTTAGTGCCACGAAAACAACGGCACAGCAGTGAACAATTGCAGAAATTCCACTCAAGATCTTCAATGTTGCGTCTCCGAGACCACCAGCCCTGGATATAGGTATATTATTGCCTCCGATATGAAGATTCTCGACAACCAAATTGACGGGGCGAGAATTCTCGCGATTACCCATGAGGCCAGAATCTTCATTTTCGATATTTCCGATCCTAATTTCCTGGACTACATAAGAATTTTCGTGATTAGGCACCTCGAGTCCAGATTCTTGACCAGAAGTCTCCACATTTTCACGAGGGTTTTCAACGTTCTGTAGAAGCACCGGATTATCCGCCTGGAGTACAGGTTCTTGAAGAACCGGACGGCCAAAAGTCTCCACATTTCCACCTGGGTGTAgaatttcgatttcatttgatGAGTTTTCAGATTCAGAAAGCTCGAGATCAGATACTTTCTCGCTACTTGAGTCGATCGTTTCTTTATCCATCATAAGAGAGGAgcggaaaaaaaattttgaaaagaggTAACTGCCCTTTTCTTTATATGCAGGGATTTAAAACCCCCATTTTTTGGAATCATTTTTCGAgcgaatttttcaaaattttatttcttttttttcctctGCAACGTTAACCTTTTTttaatatcatcatcatcatcatcatcatcattattattatttatcattattattatttatcatgtatAGTGTTGTGTGTTCACAAGTTGCTACTCAATATCTGaatatgataagagtattaattACCTTTAGCTAGACTGATAGCTGGTGGATGATTTGAGTTATCGAACTACAAAAAAAAGTGagaatagcgacggtttctgaCAAACCGTTGCTagtatagcgacagtttttactaaaccgtcgcaattttagCAACGGATTTTGATAATTCCGTCGCTTCCTTGATATAGCGACAGTtattaaacaaccgtcgctatctagcgacggtttttcaaaaactttcgcTCATATGACGACGGTTTTTGATACACCGTTGTTATTATAGCGACGATGTTTCATTAAACTGTCGCCTACAAAAGTATGCGACGATTTATCAAAAATGGTCGctattgtagcgacggtttgacattaaccgtcgctatattagcgaccgTTTGTCAAAACTCGTCGCTATTTTGTGCGACGGTTATATGTACGACGGTAtaataaaaaccgtcgccatATGTGGCGACGATTATTGTtgtccgtcgctaatagcgacggttattgtTGTCCGTCGCGAATAGCGACATTTGAACAACAACCGTCAccgatctagatcggcgacgttttttcataaaaccgtcgctaaaagcgaCAGTTAATCAACATCGTTGCTAATGGCGACGGTTTTTTCACTAACTGTCGCTATGATTCTTTATATACTGAAGTTCTGGAACATTTTTACTTCAGCGATTTTCGccttttcgattttttttactttgtagcGAGAGTCTATCGATTTTTTCGCATTATcggttttttttactttgtactaacatatttttatattaatttcgtagatttgTTCGTCGGTGTGATCTTCCAgcgttacgtggatctgcatatCTTCACGCAAGTTAAGTTTTTAAAGCgttttttttacagaaaatttaatatttaaatttaaatttttcggTGTATTGTATCTATGAAATTTGGCAtagtattttgattaattttaatttcttatctaCCGAAAACCGTCGCTTCATTAAGCTACGGTtcttttaaaaaccgttgcttaatatagcgacggtttttgccgttgcttaatatagcgacggttttacaaaaaccgtcgcttcatatagcgacggtttgtcaaaaaccgtcgcttcaTATAGCTACGGTTTTTCCGTCGCttcatatagcgacggttttttcaaaacccgtcgctttatattagcgacggtgtgtttataaccgtcgctaaagtggCGACGGTTTCTTCGTTAATCGTCGCTAAAATAGCGACGATCTTGTtcaattaaaccgtcgctacgggCGACGGTGTTTGAGAAACTGTCGCTGATAGATAGCGACGCGACCTCCTGTTACGGATctccaaaccgtcgctacaaccGTCGCCTTAtccttttagcgacggtttgggcCGTCGctactctcttttttttttgtagtgataattcatttaaaaaaataaccgaaattataatttatcgaaattagaatttaaaaaatttttgtt
This genomic interval carries:
- the LOC140961663 gene encoding uncharacterized protein, whose protein sequence is MINTIADGVQGPSRRQIGGVFLEEEFSGLHKQKKDSRFILSLLNNVIDDIGEENVVHVVTDSESANKAAGQKLMIERPHMFWSLCAAHCIDLMLEDIGKMTKVKRCIDKAKQITSFIYNSDKIVNLMKIYTNDRELLRPGITRFATEFISLESLFRYCQDLKRLCTSVEWHEYNNTSKRRKDVEKITAIILDTKFWKSARDICTAMEPLVKVLKLVDQDNKPTLSIIYEAMDRAKLSIKESVKDWQLYWDVIDERWYNQLHQHLHAAAYFLNPMLQYSGTCVYTDEVRRGLKTVIKRLEPDLNTQAAMINEIKLFTEQIGEFGSPLAKMALNGGMSMVKKLPT
- the LOC140961662 gene encoding probable enoyl-CoA hydratase 1, peroxisomal → MNGLRRFGIFPSWGLSQKLSRIIGPNRAREVSMTAMPVTAEQAERWGLVNHVVEESEVLKKAREIAESMIKNNQDLVLRYKAVINDGFRMDLGHALALEKVTSVSAVSLCCYNFL